The nucleotide sequence CCTCTGTTCTTTCGTCTTTTCCCTTCTCCGAATCATCAATCTCGAGGCGCGATAAATAAGGTGattgaatggttgagattgcACACAGTAAAGCAGCACAGACAACCTAGATGAGATCGTGCAAAAGGGATAGCTGCAGGCAACACGACAAAAACCAAAAGCCAAAGGCTTGGGGTGGCCCAAAGGTGGCTGCAAAATTGGCCCTCCAGTGGGTGCCCAAAGGGCAGCCCATGGTTGCCAAATTGCCCTCCCAATCCTATGGCCCACATTTGATGTTTCACAGAAAAATATAACAGTATTAATagttaggttagggttttgtaagatttttcaattttttttgatttttaatgaGGTTAGTTTCTTGATATATTTCTTCGTTTGCATTATGGGTTTTTCGtttgtatttcctttatttGCACAAATGGATTTGTATTCTCTCGTATGTATTTCCTTCAGTTCTTCCTTATTGTAAATAGGTTTGCATTTTTCTATATCAATTGATGATATTGTTCCTCTATTTCATTTATGTAAATCGGTTTGTTTCTATATCAATTTATAGTTTTGCACAATCGGTTATGGTTTCGGTTAATTCGGTTTAGATTTCAATTAGTTCAATTTCGGTTAGTTGGAATTAGTCGATTGGTTCGGTTTGATTATTACATgcagtttggttcggttcgattagtaTTCTTTGATTACTTTTGTTCGATTATAATTGATTGCACACAcctaaatataaatatgaagcCAACTTAGTTGTAGTGGATGCACGACAATAacatgaaattttcttggaaattACATGTCAAAATTAACGAGAGTGAACGGACAGAGTCTTCTTTGACGAATGAATGGCATGCATCGTCCTCATCAATAATTAACCAACGATCCTAGGATTAAAACCCCAAAGAAATCTAGATTGCAAGCTGCCAATATATTACAATCAACTGGATTAATACCGACTGACTATCACGATCGGTCTTGGTCAATATTAGTGGCTGAAACTGCGTGGCTTCATCATCAGTAGTCTTCCACCtcattaatatatgtatatatatatatatatgtatgcacaaATATTCTGCAACTAATTAGTTGAAGCAAGACATAATATTGATTTAGGGATTAATTCCACGGGAATTGATGGCCAAGTTTGATTCAGaatactcttcttcttcttcttcttcttcttcttcttctctgcttGTACTGTTATTGCTCTCGTCGGGCTTCCTACATAATGTGCTTGGCGGGCAAGTTAAGGTTGATGTGGGGTTGATTCTTGACAAAGACACCATTGTCGGGAAGATAACAAAGACAAGCATGGACATGGCACTTGAAGATTTCTATGCCACTCACCTCAATTTTACCACAAGGCTTGTTCTTCACCCTAGAGATTCCAAGACTGATATTGTTGAGGCTGCATCAGCTGGtaattatatatgttgtgtgttctttcataattaaattctacaAAGCAAGCATTTGTATATATCCAGGAGAATATCATTTTTTGCATCCTTATGTAATATTTCTAGTCTTACAGTCTGAATTTTGTCATATTTATCATGTTTTTACAGTTATAGACTTACTCAAGAATGTGCGAGTACAGGCAATACTAGGTCCACAATCATCCACAGAGGCAGAATTTGTGATTAATATCGGCAACAAAACACAAGTTCCCATAATTTCTTTAGCAACTAGCCCTTCTCTATCGACGAAAGAAAATCCATACTTCATTCGAGCAGCGCCTATTGCATCTGCTCAAATTGGAGCCCTAGTATCTATAATCAAGGCATTTAGTTGGAGGCAGATAGTGTTAATCTATGAGGACAACTCTTATGGTCGTGGGATACTTCCCCATCTAATTGATGCTCTACTACTAATCAACACGCAAGTTCGATATCGAAGTGTCATTTCTTTGTCAGCCACAGATGATTATATCCTTCGAGAACTCTACAAGCTACAAACCATGCAGACTAGGGTTTTTGTGGTGCATATGCTTTTACCTCTTGCTTCTCGTCTTTTCCTGAAGGTTAAAGAAGTTGGAATGATGAGACAGGGATATGTTTGGATTATAACAGATGCTATTACAAGTTTGTTAGATTCCAAGGATCCCACACATATAGAAGCAATGCAAGGTGTAATAGGTGTCAAGACTTATGTTCCAAGGTCCAAAAAGCTTGACAAATTCAAGAAAAGATGGAGAACAAGATTTATTCAAGAGAATCCAGATATAGAATATGAATGTGAACTAAACATATATGGCTTGTGGGCATATAGTAGTGTCAAGTTATTAGCAATGGCAATGGAGAAAGCACaaatttcaaaaccaaaattttggaaaccaAATACCAATGGAGAGAATTGGACAGACTTAGATGTAATTGGAGCCTTAGAAATGGGGCCAATGCTTCTTCAATCAATTCGAAACATGAGATTCAATGACTTGAGTGGTGAATTCAATTTAGTTGATGGAGAGTTACAATCATCAACCTTTCAAATAGTCAATGTGATTGGAAAACGAGATTGGGAAGTAGGCTTTTGGACTAAAAAATATGGGATCTCAAAGCATTTAATGCCAGACAAGGATAGTTATACAACTTACAAAGATGATCTCATCAAGCCAATCATATGGCCCGGTGAATCTTATGTAGTGCCTAAAGGTTGGGAAATGACAACAACGGAAAAAAGGTTGAGGGTTGGATTTCCGGTTGACAATACATTCTCTGGATTCATAGAAATGGAAAAGGATCCTCAAACAAATGCTGTCATTGCCATTGGTTTTTGTGTAGATGTGTTTAAAGAAGTGATGGATCATTTGCTCCCTTATGCTATCCAATATGAGTTTATTCCTTTTGTAACTCCTGGTGCTAATATTACAAGAAGCTATGATAACCTCGTTTATCAAATTGCTCTTGATGTACGTAATCTAAATTTCTAACTTGAATCCCTACTCATTGTTGAATGTTTAATTAGAAATCACATTATGCTTCTTTGGAATTTTTAGTCTGACCAAAGCAACGAAGTTTGTTTTTGTATTTGCAGAAGTTCGATGTTGTTGTGGGTGACATAACCATCCGAGCAAATAGATTCAAGTTTGTTGATTTTACAATGCCTTTTACAGAATCTGGGGTGGCAATGATCGTTCCTATTAAGGATGATGAAAGCAAGAATGCATGGATTTTTATGAAACCCCTAACAATGGATATGTGGTTAATAATTGGGGCATTGTTCATCTTCATTGGCTTTGTGGTATGGGTTCTAGAGCATCGTGTTAACAAAGAATTCAGAGGCCCACCGCACCAACAAGTTGGAATGATATTTTGGTTCTCCTTCTCCACTCTAGTGTTTTCCCATagtaagtattttatatgtatatctctcaaaatgaaaaaacataTAGAATGTAACATTGATAGGTTTCcatatatatcatctttatGTTAGAAATACATTTCGGactagttttcaaaatttagcaTGGAATTTGAAAGGCCTATTAgtgaatatgcatatatattgagATTgcttattaatgagtttatttattttcctattttgtgTAGGGGAGAAGGTAGTTAATAATTTATCAAGATTTGTTTTAGCTGTTTGGGTGTTTGTGGTACTGATAGTGACATCAAGTTACACAGCAAGCTTAACGTCAATGCTAACTGTGCAAAAGCTACAACCCACTATCACTGACATCAACGATCTCATAAAAAATGGAGACTATGTCGGGTATGCTGAAGGATCTTTTGTTGGTGAACTTTTGAAGAGTATGGGCTTCAATCATTCCAAGATAAAGACttacaatttacaaaaatataatgaaGCCCTTTCCAAAGGAAGTAAGAATGGAGGGGTTGCTGCAATTGTCGATGAGATTccttatttgagaatatttcttTCCAAATATTGTTCCAAGTATGTTATGGTAGGACCAACTCATGCCTCTGAAGGTTTTGGCTTtgtgagtctctctctctctctctcaattataTCTGTATAACTATGTCATTTTTTGTTCAactaattatgttattttttgttaatctttatctctctttcaattatatccttataattatgtcattttttGTTGATCTCTACATGTAGGCATTTGCAAAGGGATCTCCCCTTGTACCTGATGTTTCAAGAGGCATATTGAGTTTAAAAGAGGGGgaaaatatgaacaaaattacAGCTAAATGGTTTAGCCAAGAAAAAGATTGCATAGACCAAAATGACATCATGGTCACCTTTGGAAGTCTGACCGTCGAAAGTTTCAAGGGGCTCTTCCTCATTGCTAGTGTATCTTCGCTTTTTGCTCTCATCGTATTCATTTCTAACTTTCTATACGAAAACAAAACCATTCTAGCCTCCAATTGCTCAATCAGGGAAAAGGCTGGTATGATGGTCAAGAGCTTTGATAAGCAAAAAGATGGTTCCTTTGATGGATGCAAAAAAAACCAATTGCCATAGATGAAGGGATAGCAATTTTTACATTGGCAACGACTGCAGTATTTGATTGCCCTCAATGTCCAGCTACAACAGATATCTTTCGTAATGCCGGGGGAATTTGCTCTCCAGATGAAGGATGTTTCACAATAGGACCTATAGTATACCAATTCATGATAATATTTCAAttgtataaaataatgaaaaaatgcGAATTGTCATGACCTTTCTAGTTGGTAATAAATTTACTGCACTTCAATTGTATGATGACCATCGTTTATTGACAGAATCAGCGCACCTTATTAATTGTTGGTTAAGATGAACAGTATCTTGGGCAAGCAGAATAGTGCTCTTAAATTGACTGTGAAACGATTGAGGAGATTGTGTTACTCCTTGCTTTTTCGgcacttattttttatttaaaatatattttctttcaagaaAATCACGTTCAATCTTGTCTGCTAACTTTATTCTCATAAAAATCTTTAGTCTAAgcaatttaaacaaaattcgAGAAATTTGACGATAATTGCAAAGTATTATCGTCAAATAAGGATATCTTGTTCCCACAAGGCTCTAAACTCTCTGCTTTCCTTGACACTTTCCTTTCTTGcttattttgtcaaaaaatgaaaagaaaaagaaaatgacaaatgtTCACTTTAAGGGTAAACAATCCTCCAAAAATCAGAACTTAATTAGTAATTTACTCTCCAATTACATGAGACCGTACAAATAAATAACCCACCTATAACTAATTTTCCAAAGATTCTCCATTAGCTCTCTGAATGTGACCCTAACCCCAAGGAACACGTCTTCAGAGCTTTGCGGTTTGCTCCATCGCCGCCACTTCCATGAGTTGGTGGTGGGCGTAACTTATATCTATCTGTTTATCTTTAGCTAAcgcagaagaagaaaaggaagccCATCTCCTTCGCCACGATATCCTTGAATGCCAGCTGCTTTCCGGTAAGTAATCACAACCTTAAGCCCACAGATTTAGTATTACTTCTTCTCAAAACTTGGGAATCAGATTCCACTTTCGAGCTCCCACCATTTCAATACCCTTTCTTGGCATCGGAAGGAtcgattttgtttgttttttgacATGGGATTTGTTGATTAAACACAGAACAAGTCGGTCTATGGAGGAAAGCGCAGGCTCCTGTGCAGGTGGGAGCTTTGAGCTCGAATGATCGATCAGCTGACCGAAAAtttgttgtaaataaaaatattttaaaagatatttGTCTAATAGTTTGCATATTTTATGTCAATTGCTTACATATGGCCAAGAACCTTTTGAAGCTTTTTCAAAACTTATCATACCaacccttttctctctctctctttctcactctttcTCTTCTGGTTCCTAAATAGGATTTAAGTTTGCTTGGAGTCCGAATGAGAGAGAGACTCAGAAACTACCAGATTTGGCTCCTCTACCAGGTTGTCCACCACCCCTCTAGCCATTGAAGACTTCGTCATTTGCTGGATAATATCCAAATTAaatcctatttatttttctccaatgaaccaaatcattttttattattcgcCAACATTCACATAGTTTGACAGCTATAAATACCACCATTGGCTTCTGTTTCAGATACAATGAGAACAGATGAGTCTCTCCCTCCACTGAACACTTTTTTGCTCTGTTTGTTGGGTTTTCTCTTATTAAATTTTCTTGTTGTTCCTATTCCTGATTTCAAGCCGAAAGAGTTTGTTGAATCCTGGAGGATACGCTACACTAGCGAAATACCCTTGAGGACACTGTCTAACACGTCTCGGGCTTTTGatcttgttctttttgttttctctagCAATACTTGTGCCACCAGAGGGCATTCCTGCGATTGTGACTGTGCCTCTTCCAGGTCTAATTtagtttttcataattattttaacaacccAAGCATACTTTTACGCAACAGAGTACACTTATGTTTCCGATGACTTTTCTACCGCTGATGCTACTAACAccaatgttgttgttgttgttgttgttgttgttgttgttgttgttgttgttgttgttgttgttgttgttgttgttgttgttgttgttgttgttggattTCAATGAACGGAACTCAatggaaattttaaattttttttatcaatcaaactCTTTGGTCAATCATAAAATCTAAAAGTAACAGATCTagtttgtaaatatataaattttttaaaaataataaataataacaaaaaactaaggtggtgttttgtttgtattttaattttgaattttgacttttaaatttatttttaattttttattttaaatgtctATTTTAAGATTActgaaaatgtgttctttttgtcgttttaataaattattttgtaaaattgaaaactaaaaaatgcgtttactttaaaagaaattattttataatattttatttaataaatttgattatttattaaattaaaacagtttaatactaatatattattaaataatatattttgaaattggttaatttgtaatatttttttctctttataaaaaataaaaataagaaataaattaactttgataaaaaatataaaaataaaaataaaaataaaagataatctCGATGAACAAAACTAATAGCAAAAAATGCAACACTAATGGGACATGGAATACTGACCCAATTCAAAGGCAAACATAGTTCTTTTCATTCAATTGGATTGGCTGCCATTGCTCTTAAAATCTAttctatttgttttctttcaaatacaTCACATAATACAATGAGCATTTAATCTCCAAGCTTGTATTACAACAACCCAAGAACACAAACTCCAAAAAGATAGCCAGTAGCatcaaatgaaataattgagtGAAAATACAAAATCTATCGTACTAAATACAAAATCATACTAACAATCAccaaattagaaataaaaatacaaaatttaaaaatacaaaatcatacATAATTCTCAAACAAATTCACATATccaaattagaaataaaaatcaccaaaatcatAAATAGCTAACAATTGCCTTGCCATCTATCATACTAACAATCAccaaattagaaataaaaatacaaaatcatacATATTTCCTCAAACAGATTCAGAGATCTAGATTTAAccatacaaaaatacaaaatcatacATAATCCTCCAATAAGTACAAGGGCTTCAACCTAAAGAGGAAGAGCCACAGGAGGAAGTGATTGATGGCGTAGGCAAATGGCAAACGACGGATCTGGGTTGCTGCAACAATGGGAATAGGCAAAGTCGAGGCACGACAGAGTTGCTGAAACGACGAAGGCGAGGCGAGGCAGATCTGGGTTGCTGGTCGCGGCGATGACGGCTCGCGGTTGTGATGGCCATGGCATGCACGTCGCCGGCCaacaagggagagagagacaggATTCTGATCTAGAAGAGAAAAGGAATAGCGAGACCGCGACTTGTGGCGGAGATGGCTGTGGCAGGTGTGTCGTCAGCcaagaaggaagagagagaggaagcaaGGAAGAGAGACAGGAGAGAGCACATGTAGCaagagaggagaaagaaggTAGGGAGCTCGTCGGATCTGGAAGAGAGAAGGGACAGAGAAGAGACAACACcgttttccatgttttggttttttaaccgtgttttggctgaaaacaaccaaaacgattttttgttgttttgcatttcctttacaaaaaaatttcttgtttttgaaaatgtttttttgaaaataataaagagagcACGTTTTcactgttttgaaaaactgaa is from Diospyros lotus cultivar Yz01 chromosome 2, ASM1463336v1, whole genome shotgun sequence and encodes:
- the LOC127795568 gene encoding glutamate receptor 2.7-like; the encoded protein is MAKFDSEYSSSSSSSSSSSLLVLLLLSSGFLHNVLGGQVKVDVGLILDKDTIVGKITKTSMDMALEDFYATHLNFTTRLVLHPRDSKTDIVEAASAVIDLLKNVRVQAILGPQSSTEAEFVINIGNKTQVPIISLATSPSLSTKENPYFIRAAPIASAQIGALVSIIKAFSWRQIVLIYEDNSYGRGILPHLIDALLLINTQVRYRSVISLSATDDYILRELYKLQTMQTRVFVVHMLLPLASRLFLKVKEVGMMRQGYVWIITDAITSLLDSKDPTHIEAMQGVIGVKTYVPRSKKLDKFKKRWRTRFIQENPDIEYECELNIYGLWAYSSVKLLAMAMEKAQISKPKFWKPNTNGENWTDLDVIGALEMGPMLLQSIRNMRFNDLSGEFNLVDGELQSSTFQIVNVIGKRDWEVGFWTKKYGISKHLMPDKDSYTTYKDDLIKPIIWPGESYVVPKGWEMTTTEKRLRVGFPVDNTFSGFIEMEKDPQTNAVIAIGFCVDVFKEVMDHLLPYAIQYEFIPFVTPGANITRSYDNLVYQIALDKFDVVVGDITIRANRFKFVDFTMPFTESGVAMIVPIKDDESKNAWIFMKPLTMDMWLIIGALFIFIGFVVWVLEHRVNKEFRGPPHQQVGMIFWFSFSTLVFSHREKVVNNLSRFVLAVWVFVVLIVTSSYTASLTSMLTVQKLQPTITDINDLIKNGDYVGYAEGSFVGELLKSMGFNHSKIKTYNLQKYNEALSKGSKNGGVAAIVDEIPYLRIFLSKYCSKYVMVGPTHASEGFGFAFAKGSPLVPDVSRGILSLKEGENMNKITAKWFSQEKDCIDQNDIMVTFGSLTVESFKGLFLIASVSSLFALIVFISNFLYENKTILASNCSIREKAGMMVKSFDKQKDGSFDGCKKNQLP